GCCGGTAGAGCAACACCAAACGCAGCATGGTGGCCAGGGAAATCAGCACGTAACGGGTGTTGGAGCGGAAAAGCCGGGAGGGGCGTGGTGTAGGCCGCGCAGAAACCGGCACCCAGCGCACCGCCATGCCGGCAATGCCGGCTTGAATGAGGGTTTCCAGGGTGTAGGTGAAGGTGGTGAAGCAGGAAAGACGGGCGGCACAGCGGCGGGAAAAGGCGCGAAAACCGGTGGTGGCATCGGTCACCGGCAACCCCGAAATCTTCTTCACCGCCCAAGCCCCCAGGCGCTGAAGCACCCTTTTGGCCGGGGAAAAGTGGGCGAGGGTGCCCACACCCCGGTCTCCCAGCACCATCTCTGCCTCGCCGGCCAGGATCGGAGCCAAGAGCCTGGGGATCTCCGCGGGGTCGTACTGACCGTCGGCGTCCAAGTTCACGATGGCGTCGGCCCCCCGGCGCAGGGCTTCCTCCAGCCCGGCGGTAAAAGCGGCAGCCAAACCCCGGTGCACCGGCAAACGGTGAACCGAGGCGCCCGCAGCGACAGCTACCTTGGCGGTGCCATCGGTGGAGCCGTCGTCCACCACCAGGGTTTCCACCTCGGCAAAAGGCGGAATGGCGGGCGGGATGGCAGCCAGCACCTGGGGTAGGGTTTGCTCCTCGTTAAAAGCCGGTATCACGATCACAAGCTTCATAGCCGCACCTTTCGGACGCCAGCGAGGATGGCGAGAGCCGCAAGCGGCCCAAGCCAAACGGCAAGGGGTAACGACGCCTTTACGGTGATCCGGTGGCTTCCCGCCGGAACCTCCACAGCAGACCAGGGAAAAAAGCCCGGTTGCATAGCGGCGGGTTTCCCATCGAGAAAGGCCCTTTGAATGTGCGGTCTGAACTTCCAGCGGATCCCCAAACGTTGCCCGGTAGGGCTTTCGGTTTGCACCACCAGCTTTTGGGGTGTGGCCACTACAAGCTCGACCGAGCTCGCCTCTTTGGCCTCACCCTCGAAAAAAGCCAGGGGTAAGGCCCAGCGTTGCCGCCAGAGCCGCAAGGAGCTAGCTTCATGGGCCAGCTCCCATCCCGAGCAGTCCCAGGCCAGCTGAAACTCACGACCCCAGGTGGGGCGGGGCGAGGCCAAAACCAGCCACGCTTGACCCGGCTTCACCCCTTCCGGCACCAGCCACCACCACCAACCCTCGGCTTCCTGGGCCAGGGCTCCGTCGCTCTTCAGCACCCAGCGTTGGTCTCCTTGCAGCAAATGGACGAAGGAAGGCGGTGCGGGGGCTCTAAGGCCCAGGCGGGTAGCTCCTTCTGGCACCGTAACTGGAAACCTGGAATTTTGGCCCTGGCTTTCGGCCAAAATCAGGCGGGAAAACAGCTCGCCGCTTACCAGGGAAAGCTCTCGGGGCTCCAGAAGCCAGCGCACTCCCAGCTTGGCGAGCATGGTATCGGAAAGCCGGGAAAAGTGCAGGGAACCGTCAGGAGCCGGAGCCAATAGCCTGCGCAGCTTGGGCTCCCCCCAGAAGCTCCGGGCCCGCACATCGGCGAGCCCCGCCATGGCCGCCGAGTCGGCAGGAAAAAGCGTCACCAGAGGAAGCACCAGGTCCCCCGGTTGAAAACCTTGAACGGCAGGGGTTTCCCACTGCAGCTGCGCCCGCTCCCGGCTATGCCACGGAAGCCACAGGCTCGCCGCCGGCAATGCCCGCAACAGCACGGCCAGCGCCACAAGCCCGGACACCACCGGTTGCCAGGAGCCGGGGGTCCGGGCCAGCAAGCGCTCGCTCCCCACTCCAGCCAGGAGCGCAAGGCCCAAGGCCAGGGCCAGGGTAGGCCTAAAAGAAGCAAAAAAAACAGGCAAGAGAGCCGTAGGTGCAAAGGCAGCGACGGCACCGAGAAAGGCAAGCCCTACCGCCAAGGCTCGAACTTTGGATTTCGAAACAACGCCCACTACCGCCAAAAGCACCACCGGCCACCCGAAGAACACCCAGGGCCTATCTGCACCAAAAGCCGAAATGTTGCCGGCGAGAAGATCGGAGGGCGAAGCAGCGGCGAGCGGACGCCCTTCTAACCACCAAAAGCCCGGGGATTCTCCGCCGAAATAGGCGAGAAAAAGGCTCGGAAAAGCCAGTGCTAACCCGGCCACTACCGCCAAGAAAGCTGCGGTCATGGTGGCAACGCGGTGGGAGCTTCGCAGCAAGCCGACCAGAAGGGGAAGTACAAGCCACGGCAAACCGTACCCGCCGCTGACCCACAGAAGGGCTGCACAAAGCGCGGCCCCCGCTACTGCTCCCCAGCGGGGAAGGTCCAGGGTGAAGACCAGAAGCCAAGGAACAACTACTGCCACGGTGCCGGGGACGTCCAGCCACGCGCTCACCACCGGCCCGGAAAGGGTGTACACGAGAGCGCTCACCACTGCCGGGCAAGGAGCGAGGTACCTCCGGGCCAGGTGGAACATCCCGGCAAAGGAAAAAATCACAACGCAAAGAGCCAAAGCCTGAAAGTGCTGCACATCCCGGGCAAAAAGTGCAGCCAGCACCGAAAAAGGACCGTAACCGTCAGCGGCCATCCCCAACCAGCCGATACGTCCGCCCCCGATATACGGGTTCCACAGGGCCACCGCCGCACCTTCCCTTTGAATCAGGGCCAGGCGCGGGGCCAGGGAAAAGGCCAGGCGGTTGGTGGGCTGGTGCAAAGAGGGGTTGGGTCCCCCCAGCTCGCTCCACGGGGGATAGCTCCAAAGCGCTGCCTGGGGTGCCAGCACCTGCCCGAGGAAAAACGCTGGGTAAAACAACACCAAAACCACCACGAGCAGCGAGCAGGCCAACAAGGAGCGATCACCCTCGGTCACGGCGGCATTGTAGGCCCAGTTTGCGGCCTCGCGTTGGGCCTCGTGGGGTACACTCTTGGTCCGGGGGATGTTATG
This Thermoanaerobaculum aquaticum DNA region includes the following protein-coding sequences:
- a CDS encoding glycosyltransferase family 2 protein — protein: MKLVIVIPAFNEEQTLPQVLAAIPPAIPPFAEVETLVVDDGSTDGTAKVAVAAGASVHRLPVHRGLAAAFTAGLEEALRRGADAIVNLDADGQYDPAEIPRLLAPILAGEAEMVLGDRGVGTLAHFSPAKRVLQRLGAWAVKKISGLPVTDATTGFRAFSRRCAARLSCFTTFTYTLETLIQAGIAGMAVRWVPVSARPTPRPSRLFRSNTRYVLISLATMLRLVLLYRPLRVLLGLSALGATAGLLLFGRFAYFYFAGISPAGHVQSLIAGAVLLLGAFQLAVLAVLADLVAVNRRLLDELRSREREKK